The following are from one region of the Canis lupus baileyi chromosome 25, mCanLup2.hap1, whole genome shotgun sequence genome:
- the TULP3 gene encoding tubby-related protein 3 isoform X2 translates to MSAFEDETMKLRQLKLDNQRALLEKKQRKKRLEPLMVQPNPEARLRRSKPRGSEEQTPLVEPHTPQNEVILHGIDGPAAFLKPDAQDLETKLHVVSVDSSAVEEDTEGSVDGEGTLDTVSKPDLQEILQKHGISGSLNFDEEETDGEEEGKKLCHSPYSVAERPNSASSQKSTTDTGASGSASQQTDNQLGEVENLEDFAYSPAPRGITVKCRITRDKKGMDRGLFPTYYMHLEKDENRKIFLLAGRKRKKSKTSNYLISTDPTDLSREGESYIGKLRSNLMGTKFTVYDHGVSPTKAQGLVEKAYVRQELAAICYETNVLGFKGPRKMSVIIPGMNMNHERIPFQPRNDHESLLSKWQNKTMENLIELHNKAPVWNDDTQSYVLNFHGRVTQASVKNFQIVHDNDPDYIVMQFGRVADDVFTLDYNYPLCALQAFAIGLSSFDSKLACE, encoded by the exons agaGCCCTGctggagaagaagcagagaaaaaagcGCCTTGAGCCGCTCATGGTACAACCAAATCCAGAAGCCAGGCTACGTCGATCAAAGCCAAGAGGTAGCGAGGAGCAAACTCCTTTGGTGGAACCTCATACCCCACAGAACGAGGTCATCCTACATG GCATTGATGGTCCAGCTGCCTTcttgaagccagatgctcaagaTTTGGAAACCAAACTTCATGTTGTCTCAGTAGACTCTTCTGCTGTGGAAGAGGATACCGAAGGAAGTGTTGATGGAGAAGGCACTTTGGATACTGTGTCCAAGCCAGATCTCCAGGAGATTCTCCAAAAACATG GTATCTCAGGTAGTTTGAACTTTGATGAAGAGGAGACCgatggggaggaagaaggaaaaaaactatgTCATTCACCATATTCAGTGGCAGAGAGACCCAATTCTGCTTCTAGCCAGAAATCAACCACA GATACAGGAGCTTCTGGTTCTGCATCCCAACAAACTGATAACCAGCTGGGAGAAGTGGAGAATTTAGAGGACTTTGCATATAGTCCTGCCCCTCGGGGTATTACAGTAAAGTGTCGGATAACCAGGGATAAAAAAGGAATGGACAGGGGTCTCTTCCCCACTTACTATATGCACTTGGAAAAGGATGAAAATCGGAAG atatttcttCTTGCGGGTAGAAAGCGGAAAAAGAGCAAAACTTCTAACTACCTTATTTCCACTGATCCAACAGATTTATCTCGTGAAGGGGAAAGTTATATTGGCAAGCTCAG ATCCAACCTCATGGGGACCAAGTTTACAGTTTATGACCATGGTGTCAGCCCAACCAAGGCCCAAGGCCTGGTAGAAAAGGCCTATGTCCGGCAGGAGTTGGCAGCCATCTGTTAC GAAACAAATGTACTTGGATTTAAAGGTCCTAGGAAAATGTCTGTGATCATTCCAGGGATGAATATGAATCACGAACGGATCCCATTTCAGCCACGAAAT GACCACGAGAGCTTGCTTTCCAAATGGCAAAACAAAACCATGGAGAACTTGATTGAACTGCACAACAAGGCCCCGGTCTGGAATGATGACACACAGTCCTATGTCCTGAACTTCCATGGCCGGGTCACTCAGGCATCTGTGAAGAACTTTCAGATAGTCCATGACAATGACC ctGACTACATAGTCATGCAGTTTGGACGTGTGGCAGACGATGTGTTCACCCTGGACTACAACTACCCGCTGTGTGCACTTCAGGCCTTTGCCATTGGCCTTTCTAGCTTTGACAGCAAGCTAGCCTGTGAATGA
- the TULP3 gene encoding tubby-related protein 3 isoform X3, with amino-acid sequence MKLRQLKLDNQRALLEKKQRKKRLEPLMVQPNPEARLRRSKPRGSEEQTPLVEPHTPQNEVILHGIDGPAAFLKPDAQDLETKLHVVSVDSSAVEEDTEGSVDGEGTLDTVSKPDLQEILQKHGISGSLNFDEEETDGEEEGKKLCHSPYSVAERPNSASSQKSTTDTGASGSASQQTDNQLGEVENLEDFAYSPAPRGITVKCRITRDKKGMDRGLFPTYYMHLEKDENRKIFLLAGRKRKKSKTSNYLISTDPTDLSREGESYIGKLRSNLMGTKFTVYDHGVSPTKAQGLVEKAYVRQELAAICYETNVLGFKGPRKMSVIIPGMNMNHERIPFQPRNDHESLLSKWQNKTMENLIELHNKAPVWNDDTQSYVLNFHGRVTQASVKNFQIVHDNDPDYIVMQFGRVADDVFTLDYNYPLCALQAFAIGLSSFDSKLACE; translated from the exons agaGCCCTGctggagaagaagcagagaaaaaagcGCCTTGAGCCGCTCATGGTACAACCAAATCCAGAAGCCAGGCTACGTCGATCAAAGCCAAGAGGTAGCGAGGAGCAAACTCCTTTGGTGGAACCTCATACCCCACAGAACGAGGTCATCCTACATG GCATTGATGGTCCAGCTGCCTTcttgaagccagatgctcaagaTTTGGAAACCAAACTTCATGTTGTCTCAGTAGACTCTTCTGCTGTGGAAGAGGATACCGAAGGAAGTGTTGATGGAGAAGGCACTTTGGATACTGTGTCCAAGCCAGATCTCCAGGAGATTCTCCAAAAACATG GTATCTCAGGTAGTTTGAACTTTGATGAAGAGGAGACCgatggggaggaagaaggaaaaaaactatgTCATTCACCATATTCAGTGGCAGAGAGACCCAATTCTGCTTCTAGCCAGAAATCAACCACA GATACAGGAGCTTCTGGTTCTGCATCCCAACAAACTGATAACCAGCTGGGAGAAGTGGAGAATTTAGAGGACTTTGCATATAGTCCTGCCCCTCGGGGTATTACAGTAAAGTGTCGGATAACCAGGGATAAAAAAGGAATGGACAGGGGTCTCTTCCCCACTTACTATATGCACTTGGAAAAGGATGAAAATCGGAAG atatttcttCTTGCGGGTAGAAAGCGGAAAAAGAGCAAAACTTCTAACTACCTTATTTCCACTGATCCAACAGATTTATCTCGTGAAGGGGAAAGTTATATTGGCAAGCTCAG ATCCAACCTCATGGGGACCAAGTTTACAGTTTATGACCATGGTGTCAGCCCAACCAAGGCCCAAGGCCTGGTAGAAAAGGCCTATGTCCGGCAGGAGTTGGCAGCCATCTGTTAC GAAACAAATGTACTTGGATTTAAAGGTCCTAGGAAAATGTCTGTGATCATTCCAGGGATGAATATGAATCACGAACGGATCCCATTTCAGCCACGAAAT GACCACGAGAGCTTGCTTTCCAAATGGCAAAACAAAACCATGGAGAACTTGATTGAACTGCACAACAAGGCCCCGGTCTGGAATGATGACACACAGTCCTATGTCCTGAACTTCCATGGCCGGGTCACTCAGGCATCTGTGAAGAACTTTCAGATAGTCCATGACAATGACC ctGACTACATAGTCATGCAGTTTGGACGTGTGGCAGACGATGTGTTCACCCTGGACTACAACTACCCGCTGTGTGCACTTCAGGCCTTTGCCATTGGCCTTTCTAGCTTTGACAGCAAGCTAGCCTGTGAATGA
- the TULP3 gene encoding tubby-related protein 3 isoform X10, with the protein MVQPNPEARLRRSKPRGIDGPAAFLKPDAQDLETKLHVVSVDSSAVEEDTEGSVDGEGTLDTVSKPDLQEILQKHGISGSLNFDEEETDGEEEGKKLCHSPYSVAERPNSASSQKSTTDTGASGSASQQTDNQLGEVENLEDFAYSPAPRGITVKCRITRDKKGMDRGLFPTYYMHLEKDENRKIFLLAGRKRKKSKTSNYLISTDPTDLSREGESYIGKLRSNLMGTKFTVYDHGVSPTKAQGLVEKAYVRQELAAICYETNVLGFKGPRKMSVIIPGMNMNHERIPFQPRNDHESLLSKWQNKTMENLIELHNKAPVWNDDTQSYVLNFHGRVTQASVKNFQIVHDNDPDYIVMQFGRVADDVFTLDYNYPLCALQAFAIGLSSFDSKLACE; encoded by the exons ATGGTACAACCAAATCCAGAAGCCAGGCTACGTCGATCAAAGCCAAGAG GCATTGATGGTCCAGCTGCCTTcttgaagccagatgctcaagaTTTGGAAACCAAACTTCATGTTGTCTCAGTAGACTCTTCTGCTGTGGAAGAGGATACCGAAGGAAGTGTTGATGGAGAAGGCACTTTGGATACTGTGTCCAAGCCAGATCTCCAGGAGATTCTCCAAAAACATG GTATCTCAGGTAGTTTGAACTTTGATGAAGAGGAGACCgatggggaggaagaaggaaaaaaactatgTCATTCACCATATTCAGTGGCAGAGAGACCCAATTCTGCTTCTAGCCAGAAATCAACCACA GATACAGGAGCTTCTGGTTCTGCATCCCAACAAACTGATAACCAGCTGGGAGAAGTGGAGAATTTAGAGGACTTTGCATATAGTCCTGCCCCTCGGGGTATTACAGTAAAGTGTCGGATAACCAGGGATAAAAAAGGAATGGACAGGGGTCTCTTCCCCACTTACTATATGCACTTGGAAAAGGATGAAAATCGGAAG atatttcttCTTGCGGGTAGAAAGCGGAAAAAGAGCAAAACTTCTAACTACCTTATTTCCACTGATCCAACAGATTTATCTCGTGAAGGGGAAAGTTATATTGGCAAGCTCAG ATCCAACCTCATGGGGACCAAGTTTACAGTTTATGACCATGGTGTCAGCCCAACCAAGGCCCAAGGCCTGGTAGAAAAGGCCTATGTCCGGCAGGAGTTGGCAGCCATCTGTTAC GAAACAAATGTACTTGGATTTAAAGGTCCTAGGAAAATGTCTGTGATCATTCCAGGGATGAATATGAATCACGAACGGATCCCATTTCAGCCACGAAAT GACCACGAGAGCTTGCTTTCCAAATGGCAAAACAAAACCATGGAGAACTTGATTGAACTGCACAACAAGGCCCCGGTCTGGAATGATGACACACAGTCCTATGTCCTGAACTTCCATGGCCGGGTCACTCAGGCATCTGTGAAGAACTTTCAGATAGTCCATGACAATGACC ctGACTACATAGTCATGCAGTTTGGACGTGTGGCAGACGATGTGTTCACCCTGGACTACAACTACCCGCTGTGTGCACTTCAGGCCTTTGCCATTGGCCTTTCTAGCTTTGACAGCAAGCTAGCCTGTGAATGA
- the TULP3 gene encoding tubby-related protein 3 isoform X7, with amino-acid sequence MVQPNPEARLRRSKPRGSEEQTPLVEPHTPQNEVILHGIDGPAAFLKPDAQDLETKLHVVSVDSSAVEEDTEGSVDGEGTLDTVSKPDLQEILQKHGISGSLNFDEEETDGEEEGKKLCHSPYSVAERPNSASSQKSTTDTGASGSASQQTDNQLGEVENLEDFAYSPAPRGITVKCRITRDKKGMDRGLFPTYYMHLEKDENRKIFLLAGRKRKKSKTSNYLISTDPTDLSREGESYIGKLRSNLMGTKFTVYDHGVSPTKAQGLVEKAYVRQELAAICYETNVLGFKGPRKMSVIIPGMNMNHERIPFQPRNDHESLLSKWQNKTMENLIELHNKAPVWNDDTQSYVLNFHGRVTQASVKNFQIVHDNDPDYIVMQFGRVADDVFTLDYNYPLCALQAFAIGLSSFDSKLACE; translated from the exons ATGGTACAACCAAATCCAGAAGCCAGGCTACGTCGATCAAAGCCAAGAGGTAGCGAGGAGCAAACTCCTTTGGTGGAACCTCATACCCCACAGAACGAGGTCATCCTACATG GCATTGATGGTCCAGCTGCCTTcttgaagccagatgctcaagaTTTGGAAACCAAACTTCATGTTGTCTCAGTAGACTCTTCTGCTGTGGAAGAGGATACCGAAGGAAGTGTTGATGGAGAAGGCACTTTGGATACTGTGTCCAAGCCAGATCTCCAGGAGATTCTCCAAAAACATG GTATCTCAGGTAGTTTGAACTTTGATGAAGAGGAGACCgatggggaggaagaaggaaaaaaactatgTCATTCACCATATTCAGTGGCAGAGAGACCCAATTCTGCTTCTAGCCAGAAATCAACCACA GATACAGGAGCTTCTGGTTCTGCATCCCAACAAACTGATAACCAGCTGGGAGAAGTGGAGAATTTAGAGGACTTTGCATATAGTCCTGCCCCTCGGGGTATTACAGTAAAGTGTCGGATAACCAGGGATAAAAAAGGAATGGACAGGGGTCTCTTCCCCACTTACTATATGCACTTGGAAAAGGATGAAAATCGGAAG atatttcttCTTGCGGGTAGAAAGCGGAAAAAGAGCAAAACTTCTAACTACCTTATTTCCACTGATCCAACAGATTTATCTCGTGAAGGGGAAAGTTATATTGGCAAGCTCAG ATCCAACCTCATGGGGACCAAGTTTACAGTTTATGACCATGGTGTCAGCCCAACCAAGGCCCAAGGCCTGGTAGAAAAGGCCTATGTCCGGCAGGAGTTGGCAGCCATCTGTTAC GAAACAAATGTACTTGGATTTAAAGGTCCTAGGAAAATGTCTGTGATCATTCCAGGGATGAATATGAATCACGAACGGATCCCATTTCAGCCACGAAAT GACCACGAGAGCTTGCTTTCCAAATGGCAAAACAAAACCATGGAGAACTTGATTGAACTGCACAACAAGGCCCCGGTCTGGAATGATGACACACAGTCCTATGTCCTGAACTTCCATGGCCGGGTCACTCAGGCATCTGTGAAGAACTTTCAGATAGTCCATGACAATGACC ctGACTACATAGTCATGCAGTTTGGACGTGTGGCAGACGATGTGTTCACCCTGGACTACAACTACCCGCTGTGTGCACTTCAGGCCTTTGCCATTGGCCTTTCTAGCTTTGACAGCAAGCTAGCCTGTGAATGA
- the TULP3 gene encoding tubby-related protein 3 isoform X8, with protein sequence MRALLEKKQRKKRLEPLMVQPNPEARLRRSKPRGIDGPAAFLKPDAQDLETKLHVVSVDSSAVEEDTEGSVDGEGTLDTVSKPDLQEILQKHGISGSLNFDEEETDGEEEGKKLCHSPYSVAERPNSASSQKSTTDTGASGSASQQTDNQLGEVENLEDFAYSPAPRGITVKCRITRDKKGMDRGLFPTYYMHLEKDENRKIFLLAGRKRKKSKTSNYLISTDPTDLSREGESYIGKLRSNLMGTKFTVYDHGVSPTKAQGLVEKAYVRQELAAICYETNVLGFKGPRKMSVIIPGMNMNHERIPFQPRNDHESLLSKWQNKTMENLIELHNKAPVWNDDTQSYVLNFHGRVTQASVKNFQIVHDNDPDYIVMQFGRVADDVFTLDYNYPLCALQAFAIGLSSFDSKLACE encoded by the exons agaGCCCTGctggagaagaagcagagaaaaaagcGCCTTGAGCCGCTCATGGTACAACCAAATCCAGAAGCCAGGCTACGTCGATCAAAGCCAAGAG GCATTGATGGTCCAGCTGCCTTcttgaagccagatgctcaagaTTTGGAAACCAAACTTCATGTTGTCTCAGTAGACTCTTCTGCTGTGGAAGAGGATACCGAAGGAAGTGTTGATGGAGAAGGCACTTTGGATACTGTGTCCAAGCCAGATCTCCAGGAGATTCTCCAAAAACATG GTATCTCAGGTAGTTTGAACTTTGATGAAGAGGAGACCgatggggaggaagaaggaaaaaaactatgTCATTCACCATATTCAGTGGCAGAGAGACCCAATTCTGCTTCTAGCCAGAAATCAACCACA GATACAGGAGCTTCTGGTTCTGCATCCCAACAAACTGATAACCAGCTGGGAGAAGTGGAGAATTTAGAGGACTTTGCATATAGTCCTGCCCCTCGGGGTATTACAGTAAAGTGTCGGATAACCAGGGATAAAAAAGGAATGGACAGGGGTCTCTTCCCCACTTACTATATGCACTTGGAAAAGGATGAAAATCGGAAG atatttcttCTTGCGGGTAGAAAGCGGAAAAAGAGCAAAACTTCTAACTACCTTATTTCCACTGATCCAACAGATTTATCTCGTGAAGGGGAAAGTTATATTGGCAAGCTCAG ATCCAACCTCATGGGGACCAAGTTTACAGTTTATGACCATGGTGTCAGCCCAACCAAGGCCCAAGGCCTGGTAGAAAAGGCCTATGTCCGGCAGGAGTTGGCAGCCATCTGTTAC GAAACAAATGTACTTGGATTTAAAGGTCCTAGGAAAATGTCTGTGATCATTCCAGGGATGAATATGAATCACGAACGGATCCCATTTCAGCCACGAAAT GACCACGAGAGCTTGCTTTCCAAATGGCAAAACAAAACCATGGAGAACTTGATTGAACTGCACAACAAGGCCCCGGTCTGGAATGATGACACACAGTCCTATGTCCTGAACTTCCATGGCCGGGTCACTCAGGCATCTGTGAAGAACTTTCAGATAGTCCATGACAATGACC ctGACTACATAGTCATGCAGTTTGGACGTGTGGCAGACGATGTGTTCACCCTGGACTACAACTACCCGCTGTGTGCACTTCAGGCCTTTGCCATTGGCCTTTCTAGCTTTGACAGCAAGCTAGCCTGTGAATGA
- the TULP3 gene encoding tubby-related protein 3 isoform X5 — protein MRALLEKKQRKKRLEPLMVQPNPEARLRRSKPRGSEEQTPLVEPHTPQNEVILHGIDGPAAFLKPDAQDLETKLHVVSVDSSAVEEDTEGSVDGEGTLDTVSKPDLQEILQKHGISGSLNFDEEETDGEEEGKKLCHSPYSVAERPNSASSQKSTTDTGASGSASQQTDNQLGEVENLEDFAYSPAPRGITVKCRITRDKKGMDRGLFPTYYMHLEKDENRKIFLLAGRKRKKSKTSNYLISTDPTDLSREGESYIGKLRSNLMGTKFTVYDHGVSPTKAQGLVEKAYVRQELAAICYETNVLGFKGPRKMSVIIPGMNMNHERIPFQPRNDHESLLSKWQNKTMENLIELHNKAPVWNDDTQSYVLNFHGRVTQASVKNFQIVHDNDPDYIVMQFGRVADDVFTLDYNYPLCALQAFAIGLSSFDSKLACE, from the exons agaGCCCTGctggagaagaagcagagaaaaaagcGCCTTGAGCCGCTCATGGTACAACCAAATCCAGAAGCCAGGCTACGTCGATCAAAGCCAAGAGGTAGCGAGGAGCAAACTCCTTTGGTGGAACCTCATACCCCACAGAACGAGGTCATCCTACATG GCATTGATGGTCCAGCTGCCTTcttgaagccagatgctcaagaTTTGGAAACCAAACTTCATGTTGTCTCAGTAGACTCTTCTGCTGTGGAAGAGGATACCGAAGGAAGTGTTGATGGAGAAGGCACTTTGGATACTGTGTCCAAGCCAGATCTCCAGGAGATTCTCCAAAAACATG GTATCTCAGGTAGTTTGAACTTTGATGAAGAGGAGACCgatggggaggaagaaggaaaaaaactatgTCATTCACCATATTCAGTGGCAGAGAGACCCAATTCTGCTTCTAGCCAGAAATCAACCACA GATACAGGAGCTTCTGGTTCTGCATCCCAACAAACTGATAACCAGCTGGGAGAAGTGGAGAATTTAGAGGACTTTGCATATAGTCCTGCCCCTCGGGGTATTACAGTAAAGTGTCGGATAACCAGGGATAAAAAAGGAATGGACAGGGGTCTCTTCCCCACTTACTATATGCACTTGGAAAAGGATGAAAATCGGAAG atatttcttCTTGCGGGTAGAAAGCGGAAAAAGAGCAAAACTTCTAACTACCTTATTTCCACTGATCCAACAGATTTATCTCGTGAAGGGGAAAGTTATATTGGCAAGCTCAG ATCCAACCTCATGGGGACCAAGTTTACAGTTTATGACCATGGTGTCAGCCCAACCAAGGCCCAAGGCCTGGTAGAAAAGGCCTATGTCCGGCAGGAGTTGGCAGCCATCTGTTAC GAAACAAATGTACTTGGATTTAAAGGTCCTAGGAAAATGTCTGTGATCATTCCAGGGATGAATATGAATCACGAACGGATCCCATTTCAGCCACGAAAT GACCACGAGAGCTTGCTTTCCAAATGGCAAAACAAAACCATGGAGAACTTGATTGAACTGCACAACAAGGCCCCGGTCTGGAATGATGACACACAGTCCTATGTCCTGAACTTCCATGGCCGGGTCACTCAGGCATCTGTGAAGAACTTTCAGATAGTCCATGACAATGACC ctGACTACATAGTCATGCAGTTTGGACGTGTGGCAGACGATGTGTTCACCCTGGACTACAACTACCCGCTGTGTGCACTTCAGGCCTTTGCCATTGGCCTTTCTAGCTTTGACAGCAAGCTAGCCTGTGAATGA
- the TULP3 gene encoding tubby-related protein 3 isoform X4, which translates to MEASRCRLGPRGDSAFEDETMKLRQLKLDNQRALLEKKQRKKRLEPLMVQPNPEARLRRSKPRGIDGPAAFLKPDAQDLETKLHVVSVDSSAVEEDTEGSVDGEGTLDTVSKPDLQEILQKHGISGSLNFDEEETDGEEEGKKLCHSPYSVAERPNSASSQKSTTDTGASGSASQQTDNQLGEVENLEDFAYSPAPRGITVKCRITRDKKGMDRGLFPTYYMHLEKDENRKIFLLAGRKRKKSKTSNYLISTDPTDLSREGESYIGKLRSNLMGTKFTVYDHGVSPTKAQGLVEKAYVRQELAAICYETNVLGFKGPRKMSVIIPGMNMNHERIPFQPRNDHESLLSKWQNKTMENLIELHNKAPVWNDDTQSYVLNFHGRVTQASVKNFQIVHDNDPDYIVMQFGRVADDVFTLDYNYPLCALQAFAIGLSSFDSKLACE; encoded by the exons agaGCCCTGctggagaagaagcagagaaaaaagcGCCTTGAGCCGCTCATGGTACAACCAAATCCAGAAGCCAGGCTACGTCGATCAAAGCCAAGAG GCATTGATGGTCCAGCTGCCTTcttgaagccagatgctcaagaTTTGGAAACCAAACTTCATGTTGTCTCAGTAGACTCTTCTGCTGTGGAAGAGGATACCGAAGGAAGTGTTGATGGAGAAGGCACTTTGGATACTGTGTCCAAGCCAGATCTCCAGGAGATTCTCCAAAAACATG GTATCTCAGGTAGTTTGAACTTTGATGAAGAGGAGACCgatggggaggaagaaggaaaaaaactatgTCATTCACCATATTCAGTGGCAGAGAGACCCAATTCTGCTTCTAGCCAGAAATCAACCACA GATACAGGAGCTTCTGGTTCTGCATCCCAACAAACTGATAACCAGCTGGGAGAAGTGGAGAATTTAGAGGACTTTGCATATAGTCCTGCCCCTCGGGGTATTACAGTAAAGTGTCGGATAACCAGGGATAAAAAAGGAATGGACAGGGGTCTCTTCCCCACTTACTATATGCACTTGGAAAAGGATGAAAATCGGAAG atatttcttCTTGCGGGTAGAAAGCGGAAAAAGAGCAAAACTTCTAACTACCTTATTTCCACTGATCCAACAGATTTATCTCGTGAAGGGGAAAGTTATATTGGCAAGCTCAG ATCCAACCTCATGGGGACCAAGTTTACAGTTTATGACCATGGTGTCAGCCCAACCAAGGCCCAAGGCCTGGTAGAAAAGGCCTATGTCCGGCAGGAGTTGGCAGCCATCTGTTAC GAAACAAATGTACTTGGATTTAAAGGTCCTAGGAAAATGTCTGTGATCATTCCAGGGATGAATATGAATCACGAACGGATCCCATTTCAGCCACGAAAT GACCACGAGAGCTTGCTTTCCAAATGGCAAAACAAAACCATGGAGAACTTGATTGAACTGCACAACAAGGCCCCGGTCTGGAATGATGACACACAGTCCTATGTCCTGAACTTCCATGGCCGGGTCACTCAGGCATCTGTGAAGAACTTTCAGATAGTCCATGACAATGACC ctGACTACATAGTCATGCAGTTTGGACGTGTGGCAGACGATGTGTTCACCCTGGACTACAACTACCCGCTGTGTGCACTTCAGGCCTTTGCCATTGGCCTTTCTAGCTTTGACAGCAAGCTAGCCTGTGAATGA
- the TULP3 gene encoding tubby-related protein 3 isoform X9 gives MEASRCRLGPRGDSAFEDETMKLRQLKLDNQRALLEKKQRKKRLEPLMVQPNPEARLRRSKPRGSEEQTPLVEPHTPQNEVILHGIDGPAAFLKPDAQDLETKLHVVSVDSSAVEEDTEGSVDGEGTLDTVSKPDLQEILQKHGISGSLNFDEEETDGEEEGKKLCHSPYSVAERPNSASSQKSTTIFLLAGRKRKKSKTSNYLISTDPTDLSREGESYIGKLRSNLMGTKFTVYDHGVSPTKAQGLVEKAYVRQELAAICYETNVLGFKGPRKMSVIIPGMNMNHERIPFQPRNDHESLLSKWQNKTMENLIELHNKAPVWNDDTQSYVLNFHGRVTQASVKNFQIVHDNDPDYIVMQFGRVADDVFTLDYNYPLCALQAFAIGLSSFDSKLACE, from the exons agaGCCCTGctggagaagaagcagagaaaaaagcGCCTTGAGCCGCTCATGGTACAACCAAATCCAGAAGCCAGGCTACGTCGATCAAAGCCAAGAGGTAGCGAGGAGCAAACTCCTTTGGTGGAACCTCATACCCCACAGAACGAGGTCATCCTACATG GCATTGATGGTCCAGCTGCCTTcttgaagccagatgctcaagaTTTGGAAACCAAACTTCATGTTGTCTCAGTAGACTCTTCTGCTGTGGAAGAGGATACCGAAGGAAGTGTTGATGGAGAAGGCACTTTGGATACTGTGTCCAAGCCAGATCTCCAGGAGATTCTCCAAAAACATG GTATCTCAGGTAGTTTGAACTTTGATGAAGAGGAGACCgatggggaggaagaaggaaaaaaactatgTCATTCACCATATTCAGTGGCAGAGAGACCCAATTCTGCTTCTAGCCAGAAATCAACCACA atatttcttCTTGCGGGTAGAAAGCGGAAAAAGAGCAAAACTTCTAACTACCTTATTTCCACTGATCCAACAGATTTATCTCGTGAAGGGGAAAGTTATATTGGCAAGCTCAG ATCCAACCTCATGGGGACCAAGTTTACAGTTTATGACCATGGTGTCAGCCCAACCAAGGCCCAAGGCCTGGTAGAAAAGGCCTATGTCCGGCAGGAGTTGGCAGCCATCTGTTAC GAAACAAATGTACTTGGATTTAAAGGTCCTAGGAAAATGTCTGTGATCATTCCAGGGATGAATATGAATCACGAACGGATCCCATTTCAGCCACGAAAT GACCACGAGAGCTTGCTTTCCAAATGGCAAAACAAAACCATGGAGAACTTGATTGAACTGCACAACAAGGCCCCGGTCTGGAATGATGACACACAGTCCTATGTCCTGAACTTCCATGGCCGGGTCACTCAGGCATCTGTGAAGAACTTTCAGATAGTCCATGACAATGACC ctGACTACATAGTCATGCAGTTTGGACGTGTGGCAGACGATGTGTTCACCCTGGACTACAACTACCCGCTGTGTGCACTTCAGGCCTTTGCCATTGGCCTTTCTAGCTTTGACAGCAAGCTAGCCTGTGAATGA